From the genome of Phreatobacter cathodiphilus, one region includes:
- the topA gene encoding type I DNA topoisomerase, with protein sequence MNVVIVESPAKAKTINKYLGPDYEVVASFGHVRDLPPKDGSVDPDADFAMVWEADGRGAKRIGEIAKLVKGADKLILATDPDREGEAISWHLLEALRDKRVLKDMPVERVTFNAITKQAVQEAMAAPRSIDTALVEAYLARRALDYLVGFRLSPVLWRKLPGARSAGRVQSVALRLVCEREAEIERFRKKEYWSLVATLATPRGEAFEARLVGADGQKIQRLDVGTEAEARAFEKALAEAHFAVSGVEAKPARRHPFAPFTTSTLQQEASRKLGFAPARTMQVAQRLYEGTDIGGETVGLITYMRTDGVDVAPEAVSAIRGLIGKDFGPRYLPSAPRKYTSKQKNAQEAHEAIRPTDARRHPREVARFLEPEQARLYELIWKRTVASQMESAELERTTVDIDATVGGLGTAMGRRLELRATGQVVKFDGFLTLYTEDRDDDGDDEDGKRLPAMTVGEKLARKAIATTQHFTEPPPRYSEASLVKRMEELGIGRPSTYASTLQTLQDREYVKIDKKRLVPEDKGRLVIAFLENFFERYVEYGFTAALEERLDLVSNSELDWKALLRDFWRDFAAAIDETKELRVSDVLSALNDSLGPHIFPDKGDGSNPRACPVCGTGALSLKLGKFGAFIGCSNYPECRFTRQLAAPGPDSEGDGPASAGADGTRKLGEDPVTGLEVTVRDGRFGPYVQLGEGEKPKRSSLPKGMTPAGLDLERALALLELPKEVAKHPESGKPILVGIGRYGPYVQHEKTYANLEKDDDVLAIGANRAIDLVIAKESGAKSRFGRGSAPAGRELGEHPTLGGPVTVMAGRYGPYVKHGAVNATLPKGKDAATLTMEEAVPLLAARAEAAGSGKKGPARGKAKAAAKPKTSAEAKPKAAAKSKAAAKGSKTAKPAAKAKVAKSEA encoded by the coding sequence GTGAACGTCGTCATCGTCGAGTCGCCGGCCAAGGCCAAGACGATCAACAAATATCTGGGTCCGGACTACGAGGTCGTCGCCTCGTTCGGCCATGTGCGCGACCTGCCCCCCAAGGACGGGTCCGTGGATCCCGATGCCGACTTCGCCATGGTCTGGGAGGCGGACGGTCGCGGCGCCAAGCGCATCGGCGAGATCGCCAAGCTGGTCAAGGGCGCCGACAAGCTGATCCTCGCCACCGACCCCGACCGCGAGGGCGAGGCCATTTCCTGGCACCTTCTGGAGGCGCTGAGGGACAAGCGCGTCCTGAAGGACATGCCGGTCGAGCGCGTCACCTTCAACGCCATCACCAAACAGGCCGTGCAGGAGGCCATGGCCGCCCCGCGGTCCATCGACACCGCCCTGGTGGAGGCCTATCTCGCCCGCCGCGCCCTCGACTATCTCGTCGGGTTCCGCCTCTCGCCGGTGCTGTGGCGCAAGCTGCCCGGCGCCCGCTCGGCCGGCCGCGTCCAGTCCGTGGCGTTGAGGCTGGTCTGCGAGCGCGAGGCCGAGATCGAGCGCTTCCGCAAGAAGGAATACTGGTCCCTCGTGGCGACCCTCGCCACGCCGCGCGGCGAAGCCTTCGAGGCCCGCCTCGTCGGCGCCGACGGACAGAAGATCCAGCGGCTCGACGTCGGCACCGAGGCCGAAGCCCGCGCCTTCGAGAAGGCGCTGGCGGAGGCCCATTTCGCCGTCTCCGGCGTCGAGGCCAAGCCCGCCCGGCGCCACCCCTTCGCGCCCTTCACCACCTCGACCCTCCAGCAGGAGGCGAGCCGCAAGCTCGGCTTCGCACCGGCGCGCACCATGCAGGTGGCCCAGCGCCTCTACGAGGGCACCGACATCGGCGGCGAGACGGTCGGCCTCATCACCTATATGCGAACCGACGGCGTCGACGTGGCGCCCGAGGCAGTCAGCGCCATCCGCGGCCTCATCGGCAAGGATTTCGGGCCGCGCTATCTGCCGAGCGCGCCGCGCAAATACACCTCCAAGCAGAAGAACGCCCAGGAGGCCCACGAGGCCATCCGGCCGACCGACGCGCGCCGCCATCCGCGCGAGGTCGCCCGCTTCCTCGAGCCGGAACAGGCCCGCCTCTACGAGCTCATCTGGAAGCGCACCGTCGCCTCGCAGATGGAGAGCGCCGAGCTCGAGCGGACCACGGTCGACATCGATGCGACGGTGGGCGGCCTCGGCACCGCCATGGGCCGGCGGCTGGAGCTGCGCGCCACCGGCCAGGTGGTGAAGTTCGACGGCTTCCTCACCCTCTATACCGAGGACCGCGACGACGACGGCGACGACGAGGACGGCAAGCGCCTGCCGGCCATGACGGTCGGCGAGAAGCTCGCCCGCAAGGCCATCGCCACCACCCAGCACTTCACCGAGCCGCCGCCGCGCTATTCGGAGGCGAGCCTCGTCAAGCGCATGGAGGAGCTCGGCATCGGCCGGCCCTCCACCTATGCCTCGACCCTGCAGACCCTGCAGGACCGGGAATACGTGAAGATCGACAAGAAGCGCCTCGTCCCCGAGGACAAGGGCCGCCTCGTCATCGCCTTCCTGGAAAACTTCTTCGAGCGCTACGTCGAATACGGCTTCACCGCAGCCCTGGAGGAGCGGCTCGACCTCGTCTCCAACAGCGAACTCGACTGGAAGGCGCTGCTGCGCGACTTCTGGCGCGATTTCGCCGCCGCCATCGACGAGACCAAGGAGCTGCGCGTCTCCGATGTGCTCTCCGCGCTCAACGACAGCCTCGGGCCGCACATCTTCCCCGACAAGGGCGACGGCTCCAACCCGCGGGCCTGCCCCGTCTGCGGCACCGGCGCGCTGTCCCTCAAGCTCGGCAAGTTCGGCGCCTTCATCGGCTGCTCGAACTATCCCGAATGCCGCTTCACCCGCCAGCTCGCCGCGCCGGGCCCGGATTCGGAGGGTGACGGCCCCGCCTCGGCCGGAGCCGACGGCACGCGCAAGCTCGGCGAGGATCCGGTCACCGGCCTCGAAGTCACGGTGCGTGACGGCCGCTTCGGCCCCTATGTGCAGCTCGGCGAGGGCGAGAAGCCGAAGCGCTCCTCCCTGCCCAAGGGCATGACGCCGGCCGGGCTCGACCTCGAACGGGCGCTCGCCCTCCTCGAACTGCCGAAGGAGGTCGCGAAGCACCCCGAGAGCGGCAAGCCCATCCTCGTCGGCATCGGCCGCTATGGCCCCTATGTCCAGCACGAGAAGACCTACGCCAACCTGGAGAAGGACGACGACGTGCTGGCGATCGGCGCCAACCGCGCCATCGATCTCGTCATCGCCAAGGAGAGCGGCGCCAAGAGCCGCTTCGGCCGCGGCAGCGCCCCGGCGGGCCGCGAGCTCGGCGAACATCCGACCCTCGGCGGCCCCGTCACCGTCATGGCCGGCCGCTACGGCCCCTACGTGAAGCACGGCGCGGTCAACGCCACCCTGCCCAAGGGCAAGGACGCCGCGACGCTGACCATGGAGGAGGCCGTCCCCCTGCTCGCCGCCCGGGCGGAGGCCGCCGGCTCCGGCAAGAAGGGCCCTGCCCGCGGCAAGGCGAAGGCTGCCGCCAAGCCCAAGACCTCTGCGGAAGCCAAGCCCAAGGCCGCCGCGAAGTCGAAGGCCGCCGCCAAGGGGTCCAAGACGGCGAAACCCGCGGCGAAGGCCAAGGTTGCCAAATCGGAGGCTTGA
- the rnr gene encoding ribonuclease R: protein MPRRSKTGLPSALPSREEVLAFIASQSGRVGKREITRHFGLHGADKAALKALLKDIVDEGLVARGRGKLSKHGALPPVVVVDIHARDAEGDLVASPAEWDEEEHGAAPTIVIAVPHRPRPGDPVPGVGDRALVRLSDGGAPSDDPRPVGRVMKVLERGRSRTIGVFRAVPGHGGRLLPIDKKNVGRELAIPEEATGDAKDGDLVAVDIVRTSRFGPPVAKVRERLGNLKSERAVSLIALEVHGIPHVFRADTLAEAEKAEPVSVGRREDWRKLPLVTIDPPDAKDHDDAVHAEPDPSDDNAGGFILTIAVADVAAYVRPGTALDREAAVRGNSVYFPDRVVPMLPERISNDLCSLKPHEDRPALACRVVIRADGRRKSHSFHRIMMRSAAKLAYAQAQAAVDGHPDETTDGLVEPILKPLWEAYAALKRARDDREPLDLDLPERKIVLKPDGTVDRVVVPERLEAHRLIEEMMILANVCAAETLEKHRTPCMYRIHDAPSMEKLLSLKEFLKTLDISLPKAALLRPSNFNQILARAKGTESAELVNQVVLRSQSQAQYDPENIGHFGLNLRRYAHFTSPIRRYADLIVHRGLIRALGFGQDGLTDGQAASLAEIAAEISAAERRAMAAERETIDRLIAAHLSERVGDVFGARISGMTRSGLFVKLDDTGADGFVPASTIGGDYYRYEEGLQALVGTRTGETWRLGDTVTVRLVEAAPVAGALRFELMSDGRSGLAPAGRGAHIGRKKRDDGFSDGRRARPGDKPSRPPWKKKGRK from the coding sequence TTGCCCCGCAGATCCAAGACCGGCCTTCCATCCGCCCTTCCCTCACGCGAGGAGGTCCTGGCCTTCATCGCCAGCCAATCCGGCCGGGTGGGCAAGCGTGAGATCACGCGGCATTTCGGTCTGCACGGCGCCGACAAGGCGGCGCTGAAGGCGCTGCTCAAGGACATCGTCGACGAGGGCCTGGTCGCCAGGGGCCGCGGCAAGCTGTCGAAGCACGGCGCGCTGCCGCCGGTGGTGGTCGTCGACATCCACGCGCGCGACGCCGAGGGAGACCTCGTCGCCAGTCCCGCCGAATGGGACGAAGAGGAGCACGGCGCCGCCCCCACCATCGTCATCGCCGTACCGCATCGCCCGCGCCCCGGCGATCCGGTCCCGGGCGTCGGCGACCGGGCGCTGGTGCGCCTCTCCGACGGCGGAGCGCCCAGCGACGACCCCCGCCCGGTCGGCCGGGTCATGAAGGTGCTGGAGCGTGGCCGCTCGCGCACCATCGGCGTCTTCCGGGCCGTGCCCGGGCACGGCGGCCGGCTCCTGCCCATCGACAAGAAGAACGTCGGCCGCGAACTCGCCATTCCCGAGGAAGCGACGGGCGACGCGAAGGACGGCGACCTCGTCGCGGTCGACATTGTCCGAACCTCGCGCTTCGGCCCGCCGGTGGCCAAGGTCCGCGAGCGGCTCGGCAACCTCAAATCCGAGCGCGCCGTGTCGCTCATTGCCCTCGAGGTGCACGGCATCCCCCACGTCTTCCGCGCCGATACGCTGGCGGAAGCCGAGAAGGCCGAGCCGGTCTCGGTCGGGCGGCGCGAGGACTGGCGCAAGCTCCCCCTCGTCACCATCGACCCGCCGGACGCCAAGGACCACGACGACGCCGTCCACGCCGAGCCGGACCCTTCCGATGACAATGCCGGCGGCTTCATCCTGACCATCGCCGTCGCCGACGTCGCCGCCTATGTGCGGCCTGGCACGGCGCTCGACCGCGAGGCGGCGGTGCGCGGCAATTCGGTTTATTTCCCCGACCGCGTCGTGCCGATGCTGCCCGAGCGCATCTCCAACGACCTGTGCTCGCTGAAACCGCACGAGGACCGCCCCGCCCTCGCCTGCCGCGTCGTCATCCGCGCAGACGGGCGCCGGAAGAGCCACAGCTTCCACCGCATCATGATGCGCTCGGCCGCCAAGCTCGCCTATGCCCAGGCCCAGGCCGCCGTCGACGGCCACCCCGACGAGACGACGGACGGTCTCGTCGAGCCCATCCTGAAGCCGCTCTGGGAGGCCTATGCGGCGCTGAAGCGGGCGCGTGACGACCGCGAACCGCTCGACCTCGACCTGCCCGAGCGCAAGATCGTGCTGAAGCCCGACGGCACCGTCGACCGCGTGGTCGTCCCCGAGCGGCTGGAGGCGCACCGGCTGATCGAGGAGATGATGATCCTCGCCAACGTCTGCGCCGCGGAGACGCTGGAGAAGCACCGCACGCCTTGCATGTACCGCATCCATGACGCGCCGAGCATGGAGAAGCTCCTCTCGCTCAAGGAGTTCCTGAAGACGCTCGACATCTCGTTGCCCAAGGCGGCGCTGCTGAGGCCCTCGAACTTCAACCAGATCCTGGCGCGGGCGAAAGGCACGGAATCGGCCGAGCTGGTCAATCAGGTGGTGCTGCGCTCGCAGTCGCAGGCGCAATACGATCCGGAGAACATCGGCCATTTCGGCCTCAACCTGCGCCGCTACGCACATTTCACCTCGCCGATCCGCCGCTACGCCGACCTCATCGTGCACCGCGGCCTGATCCGCGCCCTCGGCTTCGGCCAGGACGGCTTGACCGACGGCCAGGCGGCCTCCCTCGCCGAAATCGCCGCGGAGATTTCCGCCGCCGAGCGCCGCGCCATGGCGGCCGAGCGCGAGACCATCGACCGGCTGATCGCCGCCCATCTCTCAGAGCGTGTCGGCGACGTCTTCGGCGCCCGCATTTCCGGCATGACCCGATCCGGTCTCTTCGTGAAGCTCGATGACACCGGTGCCGACGGCTTCGTGCCCGCCTCCACCATCGGCGGCGACTATTACCGCTACGAGGAGGGCCTGCAGGCCCTGGTCGGCACCCGCACGGGAGAGACCTGGCGCCTCGGCGACACGGTCACGGTGCGCCTCGTCGAGGCGGCGCCGGTGGCCGGAGCCCTGCGATTCGAACTGATGAGCGATGGTCGCAGCGGCCTTGCACCCGCGGGCCGCGGGGCGCACATAGGCCGCAAGAAGCGCGACGACGGCTTTTCCGACGGGCGGCGCGCAAGGCCGGGCGACAAGCCCTCCAGGCCGCCGTGGAAGAAGAAAGGCCGGAAATGA
- a CDS encoding DUF983 domain-containing protein, translating to MTVQILTGQPVAEPVRPARDLWTAVRRGMVCRCPACGEGRLFTSYLKVAPVCESCGEELHHHRADDAPPYLTIMVVGHVIVPLLMWFELAYQPSLWIHAAIWLPLTLVMSLLLLPPLKGLVVGYQWAMRMHGFDEFGEDRQQGQIQ from the coding sequence ATGACGGTTCAGATCCTCACGGGGCAGCCGGTGGCCGAGCCCGTTCGTCCGGCGCGCGACCTCTGGACCGCCGTGCGGCGCGGCATGGTCTGCCGCTGCCCGGCCTGCGGCGAGGGCCGGCTCTTCACCTCCTATCTGAAGGTCGCGCCGGTCTGCGAGAGCTGCGGCGAGGAACTGCACCACCACCGCGCCGACGACGCGCCGCCCTATCTGACCATCATGGTGGTCGGCCACGTCATCGTCCCGCTGCTCATGTGGTTCGAGCTCGCCTATCAGCCCTCGCTCTGGATTCATGCGGCCATCTGGCTGCCGCTGACGCTTGTCATGTCCCTCCTTTTGCTGCCTCCCCTCAAGGGCCTCGTCGTGGGATACCAGTGGGCCATGCGCATGCACGGCTTCGACGAGTTCGGCGAAGACCGCCAACAGGGACAGATACAGTGA
- a CDS encoding NUDIX hydrolase — MTDKGIALAERLTKTERETRWANQKPVDAATLILIDRSGTKPKVLMGKRRHDLKFMPGKFVFPGGRRDPDDRAMPVYGTLDDRAQARLMARVQRPSMSRARSLALTAIRETCEETGLLLGTRDAGKPESVPKGWEAFAEHGVFPDLESLHFVARAITPPRRPKRFDTRFFACDAEHIAHRIEGVVGPHAELTELKWLTLDEALHEDLPTITTVVLEELGDRIAKGFSPLLPVPFYFMVRKEFRREVID; from the coding sequence GTGACCGACAAGGGCATCGCTCTCGCCGAGCGCCTGACCAAGACAGAGCGTGAGACCCGCTGGGCCAACCAGAAGCCGGTCGACGCGGCGACCCTCATCCTGATCGACCGCTCGGGCACCAAGCCCAAGGTGCTGATGGGCAAGCGCCGCCACGACCTCAAGTTCATGCCCGGCAAGTTCGTTTTCCCCGGCGGCCGGCGCGATCCCGACGACCGGGCCATGCCCGTCTACGGCACGCTCGACGACCGCGCCCAGGCCCGCCTGATGGCGCGCGTCCAGCGCCCCTCCATGTCGCGCGCGCGCTCGCTCGCCCTCACCGCCATCCGCGAGACCTGCGAGGAGACCGGCCTTCTCCTCGGCACCCGCGACGCCGGCAAGCCGGAATCGGTGCCCAAGGGCTGGGAAGCCTTCGCCGAGCACGGCGTCTTCCCGGATCTCGAATCGCTGCACTTCGTCGCCCGCGCCATCACCCCGCCGCGCCGGCCGAAGCGCTTCGACACCCGCTTCTTCGCCTGCGACGCCGAGCACATCGCCCACCGGATCGAGGGCGTCGTCGGACCCCATGCCGAACTCACCGAGCTGAAATGGCTCACCCTCGACGAGGCGCTGCACGAAGACCTGCCGACCATCACCACGGTCGTTCTGGAAGAGCTCGGCGACCGCATCGCCAAGGGCTTCTCCCCGCTCCTGCCCGTGCCCTTCTATTTCATGGTGCGGAAGGAGTTCCGCCGCGAGGTCATCGACTGA
- a CDS encoding PepSY-associated TM helix domain-containing protein — protein sequence MIKPWLLRLHRWLTLVFALPLAVIVSTGLVLSFEPMAQIGAAAPGTLTADRVVDLLQRHDPEGKARSLTFRAYEHRLSIGGVRPDDTIDVDVRSGAELTEDGTLSNLFYYSRVLHETLMLDLGWLVHVSTMAMILLMALGIAMGWPRLTNTLSGWHKGIAWNLLPILVLSPVTGLLLAWGVSFARPAFAPAPSAPLSMVEAVRRVGASHDLSGLVWIRGRSGRLLARVVDRGEYRVFTVTPEGLFPTSRNWVRLLHEGNFAGHWSALMNVVTSIALTALMATGLVIWARRRFRKRRPRVRRERSTLVTPA from the coding sequence ATGATCAAGCCGTGGTTGCTGCGCCTTCACCGGTGGCTGACGCTGGTTTTCGCCCTCCCGCTAGCGGTCATCGTCTCGACGGGGCTCGTTCTCTCCTTCGAGCCCATGGCGCAGATCGGCGCCGCCGCGCCCGGGACGCTCACGGCCGATCGGGTGGTGGACCTGCTCCAGCGCCACGATCCCGAGGGCAAGGCGCGCTCCCTCACCTTCCGCGCCTACGAGCATCGCCTGTCGATCGGCGGCGTGCGCCCCGACGACACCATCGACGTCGACGTGCGCAGCGGTGCCGAACTCACCGAGGACGGCACACTCTCCAACCTGTTCTATTATTCCCGCGTCCTGCACGAGACGCTGATGCTGGACCTCGGCTGGCTGGTCCATGTCTCGACCATGGCGATGATCCTGCTCATGGCGCTCGGCATCGCCATGGGCTGGCCCCGTCTCACCAATACCCTCTCCGGCTGGCACAAGGGCATCGCCTGGAACCTCCTGCCCATCCTCGTCCTCAGCCCCGTCACCGGCCTCCTCCTCGCCTGGGGCGTCAGCTTCGCCCGCCCCGCCTTCGCGCCCGCCCCGTCCGCCCCGCTCTCCATGGTCGAGGCTGTCCGGCGCGTCGGCGCCTCCCACGATCTCTCCGGCCTCGTCTGGATCCGCGGCCGCAGCGGCCGCCTCCTCGCCCGCGTCGTCGATCGCGGCGAATACCGGGTCTTCACGGTGACGCCCGAGGGGCTGTTCCCCACCTCGCGCAACTGGGTGCGCCTGCTCCACGAGGGCAATTTCGCCGGCCACTGGTCGGCGCTCATGAACGTCGTGACCTCCATCGCCCTCACGGCGCTGATGGCCACCGGCCTCGTCATCTGGGCCCGCCGCCGCTTCCGCAAGCGCCGGCCGCGCGTGAGGCGCGAGCGGTCGACGCTCGTTACACCGGCCTGA